The genomic stretch CCGCCGTGGACATCGCCGTGGAGCCCGCTACGGGCGGGCGTACGGCCGGGTCATGATCTCCATGTTGTGCCCGTCCGGGTCGTCGAAGTAGGCGCCACGACCGCCGAACAGACGGTTGATCCGCCCGGGTTCGGTGTGGTTCGGATCGGCGTAGTAGGTGACCCCGACGGTCTCCAGGCGGCCAATCATGGCGTCGAACTGCTCCTCGGGAACGAGGAAGGCGTAGTGCTGCGACTGAATCGGCTCGTCCGTCTTCTCGTAGTAGTCGAGCGTCACGCCGTTGCCGAGGTCGACGGGCAGGAACGGCCCGAACGGCGCACCGACCTCCAGCCCCAGAATCGCCGCGATGAACTCGGCGGACAGACTCCGGTCCCTGGCGAGGACGGCGGTGTGGTCGAGCTGAACGGCGTTGGCCGAAGGCTGCTGGTCATAGGACATGGGTGAGGTGTCTCCGGTCTTGGTATCCGCTGAAAACGGGAAGCTGAAAGAAGTGCGCCCCGTACGGGCGCGGGCAGCAAAGACACGGAGAAATGGGCGGGCCCCTGACCCGCCTCGGCCTCACGCCGAGGCCGGGAACCCAACTCGTGCATGGCTCAAGGCCGACCCGGCAGTCACGCAGCCGATGTTACACAGGGGCGGGCAGGCGGCCCGCCCATTTTCCCTCCCTAACGCGCGGCGGCGACCCGACGGGGCCTCGGAACCAACTCGCCACCGCAGTTGGGGCACACACCGGCCATGCCCTCACCGCACGGCACGCAGAAGGTGCACTCGTAGGAGCAGATGAGGGCGGGACCGTCGGCGGGCAGGACGGCCGTCTCGCACCGCTCGCAGCAGTCACGCATTTCCAGGGCCATGATCGAGCGCCTCTCCTCAAGTGATCGTCTGTCATGTCCCATCCTCCGCAAGCCGGGCGTGGCCGAAAGGGATCGGCGGGACAAGGATCAACACGATCGGGCCAGGCCCATGGCGCTCACCAACTCGGGTCGGTCGCCTCTTTCGTGACCGCAGAGTGGTAGCCATCGTCCTCGGTACTGGTGGGCTCGCCTGTTCAGCTGTCGCCAGGTCCTCGCGGGGCCCGTCCTGCCCGTTGGGGGTCTGGTGGCAGCCGTGCTTCCGATGGAACATTCGGATGCATGGGGAAGAGCGAAAGCCGTCAGCCGTGGCCCACCTTCGTTGCCTTCGTCCATACCGCCGACGGCGATGTCGTCGAGGCGTCCCTGACGCCTCGAAAGGGTTGGAAGTACACCAAGGTTCGGCTGACGACGAACCTGTCCGCGCTCAGAACTATTCTCGACCGCCTGAAGTCCGGAGAAGGCATACGCGTGACGGTTCCTGATCCGCCCACACCTCCCCGTCACATCGTGATCACGCGGAGCGCCAACCGGGGCGCCCTTGTGGCCGGGTCGCAGAGGGGTAAGGGCAGGCAAACGCTGATCGAGCTGGTGACGTCCGCGGTGGAGATGCACCAAGAGACGAAGGCTGGCCGAGAGGCTGAAGAGGTCGCGAAGCGTCGCGAGGAGGACCAGTTGCAGGCGGCGCACAGACGGCACGACGAACGGACCCCCTCGGTCAGTCTGCGTACGGTTTCCGGCGGCCTGCCGACCTTGGGACGCCGCAGGTGACGGGGCCGATCAGGCGGGGTTGGTCGCGGTATTCATGTTGTCCCTGCTGCTGATCCAGGGATCTTGGTGATCTTCGTCGGGCTTTGGCCTTTTTGAGCAGGACGATCTTCACGCACACCCGTCGATGCCTGCGATGCCCTGATCCTTTCCAGCACAAGAGCTGTGGCGGCTTGGACGGTGTACTCGTACTCCGCATCGCGGTCGAACCGTGCGAGACGCGGGGCGGATTCGATCACGTGGGGGAGACCGGAGTCTTCCAGTGTGTTCTGCCGCGTGGCGATGCCGGCCTTGTCCGAGATGCCGAAGGTGGGGCCCGCCTGAACCTCTCGGAGCAGGGTGCCGATCAGCGAGGCCACGAGAAAGCGCATCAGCTGTACGGACTCCTCGACCGGGCATCCTGCTGATCTCAGTACGCCCAGTAGCGCTTCGACCGGTGCGAGCCCTTCGAAGGATGCGAGCTGGCGGGTCAGCACCAGGGGTGCGGCTTCGGGGTGGAGAAGCGCGCGCTCGCGGAAGGCGTCGGCGATCGCGGGCAGGTCGATGCGCAGGTCGCCGGTCGCCGGCGGGATGGACACCCCGCCGAGCAGATGCTCGGCGACGGCGTCGAGGAGCCCGTCCTTGCCGTCGACGTGGTTGTAGAGGCTCTTGGCGTCGACGCCGAGGACGCGCGCGACGGAGCGCATGCTGACCGCGGTGACCCCGTCGGTGTCGATGACCTTGAGGGTGGCGTCGACGATCGCGGCCCTGGAGAGCTGCGAGGTGCCCTTGGGGGGCCTACCGCGCCGGGCTCCGGCGTTGGCGTCCACTGATCGAGTCATGCGGGTCATTCTGCCGGAGCCGATTGATTAAATCCACGCCGTGGATATAGTGGCCCGGCGGATACCCACGCCGTGGGTAAATCTGTGTGAGGAGTGACGATGCACTTCCCCTGGACCACTGCCGAGGTGACGGATCTGCCCACAGTCGGCACGGCGGTCGATGCGGTGACCGACCTCTCCCGCTCCGAGGAGCCGCCCGGAGCGCGGCTGCGGATCGCCCGGCGCCAGGCTGCGGCGTTCCGCGGCGAGTTCGCGTCGACCGGAACGCCGGACAGCGTCGTGACGTGCGACCTGGTGACGTTGCCTTATCCGACGAGGTTCGGGTTGTTCCGAGCCTCGAAAGCGCTGGCGCCGTTCCTGTCGATCACGAACCGGATGCAGGTCATCCGCTGGACCGAGTCCGGCGGTCGCAAGCGGGTGCTGCTGTTCGAGCCGAGCGACCACGAACTGGGGCGGTACACGCCGTACTTCGACACGCTCGCCCAGCGCACACCGGGATTTCTGGAGCGGCAGTTCGTGACCGAGCACGGCACGGTGCTCGGTCATCTGGCCCGGCTGGGAATCGAGCCGGCGGAGGTGGACTACCTGTTGTTCGACCACCTCCACACCCAGGACCTGTGGCGCTGGGTGGGGACCACCGCCTTCCAGGACGATCTCGGGCAGACGCCCGAGGCGGCGTTCCCTCACGCGAAGGTGATCGTGCAGCGCGACGAACTGGCCGCGCTGGCCGACCTTCACCCGTTGCAGAAGCCCTGGTACCAGCCGGGTGCCTACGCGGATGTCCCGGCTGAGGCGTTCCTGCCGGTGAACGGATCGGTGGTGCTGGGCCCTGGCGTGGCGGTGCTGAGGACCCCCGGGCATGTGTTCGGAAACCAGTCCCTGGTCGTCAACACCGACACCGGGATCTGGGTGTCCAGCGAGAACGTGATCGCCACGGAGGCGCTGGTCCCGGAGCACTCCAGGCTCCCGGGCCTGGCGAGGTGGGCCCGCGCGTGGCAACAGGAGGTCGTGCTGAATGCGAACACGATCGAGACGACGGCTGATCAGTACAACTCGATCGTCCTGGAGAAGGCCCTGGCCGACCGCAGCCAGGCGGATCCGCGGTTCTTGCAGTTCTTCCCGTCCAGCGAGCTGACCGGCGCCTGGACCAATCCCGGCACGAGACCGACTTTCGCTCACGACGCGATCCGCCACGGCACCCAGCCCGCCTGAGACATGAGACAGGAGCCAGACATGTCCGCCATACCCGCCGACCCGTCACTTCCCGACCGGTTCACGTTGCCCGCTGAGACCGTCCTGCGGGCCCGGGAGCGGCTCGTGCTCGACCACTTCCGTGACGAGGTCCGCCAGGACTGGGACGCCACGCTCTCGACGTTCCCCCACCCGCACTACGAGCTGATCGCGCAGATGCTGGTGCACGACGGTGACTCCGAGGTCCGCGGCTACTACCAGGACACCCGGGTCGCGTTCCCCGACCAGGACCACGAGCTGATCGCCTTCAGACACAGTGCCGACGCGGTGATCGTGGAGTTCTGGCTCCTGGGTACCCACAACGGCTTCCTCGGCAAGATCCCGCCGACCGGATCGAAGCACCGCACCCGGATGACGGCGTACTTCATCTTCGACGAGAACGAGAACCTGGTCACCGAGCGCATCTACTTCGACCGACTCACCGTCCTCAAGCAGCTGATAGCGGGCCTCGACAAGCGCAAGCCCACCGGACTGCTCAAGCTCTTCCGTGTCCTCAGAGGCGCGCTCGCCGCAGCCGGGTCGAAGCCCGATCCGCGTCTGTCGAACACCACCCCGCCGAACCTCAACAACTAAGAACCGAGACCTCCATGAAGGTCCACCACCTCAACTGCGGCACCATGCGCCCCTGGCGGGCACCCGACGGACTGGTCTGCCACGTCCTGCTCGTCGAGACCGACAACGGCCTCGTACTCATCGACAGCGGAATCGGACTCAAGGACGTCGCCGATCCGGCAGGACGCTTCGGGGCAGCACGCTTCTACGTCCGCCCCGCCTTCGACATCACCGAGGCAGCGATTCGCCAAGTGACCGCGCTCGGCCACGACCCCCGAGAAGTCCGCCACATCGTCCTCACCCACTTCGACGCCGACCACACCGGCGGACTCGCCGACTTCCCTTGGGCCCAGGTCCACCTCACCACCACCGAGACGCAGGCCGCGCTGCACCCCGAGGGGGTGGTCGAGCGAGGCCGCTACCTCGCATCCCACCGCGCCCACGACCCCCTGATCGTCCCGCACACCCTCGACGGCGGCGAGCCGTGGCGGGGGTTCCCCCACACGAAGGAACTCACCGACATCGCCGCCGGGATCGTCATGATCAGCTTGCCCGGCCACTCCCGGGGCCACGCCGCCATCGCTGTCGACGCAGGCACCCATTGGGTTCTCCACGTCGGTGACTGCTTCTATCACCACGGACAGATCGACGGCACCGGCCGTGCCCCCAAGTCCCTGACCACGATGGAGCGAGTCGTCGCCGCCGACTGGTCCAAAGTCAGAGGCAACCACCGTCGCCTGACCCAGCTCTGCGCCGAGAACCCACCCGACCTGCTGCTCGTCAACGCCCACGACCCCACGCTGCTGCACCGAGCCCAGAACAGAACCACACCGTAGGAGCAGCCACCGTCGCCCCACGTACTCCCCAGGAGGTACACGCACTGCCGCTGCCCGTACGACGACCGGGACCCGCCCCCCGAGCGACTGTCGAAGCATCACCGGAATTCCCGGTGAACCGATCGACCGATCGACTCGGGAGATGAGTCACGATGCAGACCCTGGCGCACTTCGCGGACGGCGGGCCCGGCCCGTGGATCCTGTTCTTCCCGCTCATCTGGGCGGCCGTGGTGATCGGCGGCGTCACGCTCCTGCGCCGCACCGTCTGGCGCGGCCGCGGCGGTCCGCGCAGGCCCGCCACCGACGATCACTCACCCATCACCGTGCTCGGCCACCGCTTCGCCTCCGGCGAGATCGACGAGGACGAGTACTGGCGCCGCCTGTCCGTCCTGGACGAGCAGTTCGGCCGCGCCGGCAAGGGCGGTGCGGCATGACCGCCACGACTCTCACCCGGACGGCCGCCCGCGTCGTGGACGCCGTGAAGGTGTACGGCAGCGGCGGCACGGCCGTCCGGGCCCTGGACGGAGTGAGCGTCGACTTCCCGGCCGGACGCTTCACCGCGATCATGGGCCCCTCGGGCTCCGGCAAGTCCACCCTGATGCACTGCGCCGCCGGCCTCGACACCCTCACCTCGGGCGCCGCCCACATCGGCGACACCGAGCTGGGCGCCCTCGACGACCGGCGGCTGACCCTTCTGCGCCGCGACCGCGTCGGCTTCGTGTTCCAGGCGTTCAACCTGGTGCCGACGCTCACCGTCGCGGAGAACATCACCCTGCCCCTGGACCTCGCGGGCCACCGGGGCGACCCGGAGTGGATCGACGCGCTCATCGACGTCGTCGGCCTGCGCGACCGGCTCCACCACCGTCCCGCCGAACTCTCCGGCGGCCAGCAGCAACGGGTAGCCGTGGCCCGGGCCTTCGCCGGGCAGCCGGACGTCGTCTTCGCCGACGAACCGACCGGCAACCTCGACTCCCGCTCCGGCGAGGAGGTCCTCGGCCTGCTCGGCCGCGCGGCGCGCGACACCGAGCGCACGGTCGTCATGGTCACCCACGACCCGGTGGCCGCCGCCCACGCCGACGAGGTCGTCTTCCTCGCCGACGGCCGCCTGGTCGACCGTATGTCCGCGCCGACCGCCGACAAGGTCCTGGACCGCATGAAAGCCTTCGAGGTGCGCTCATGAACGCCTCCGTCCGCCTCAGCGCGTCGTCCTTGCGTGCCCACAAGCGCCGCTTCACGGGCACGTTCGTCGCGGTCTTCCTCGGCGTGGCCTTCCTCGCCGGAACCCTCGTCATGGGCGACACCCTGCGCGCCAACTTCGACACCATGTTCGGCAACGCGACCAGCGGCACCGACGCCGTCGTACGCAGCGCCGACGCCATCACCACACCGGGCGAGAGCGAGGGCGTACGGGAACCGGTCGCCACCGCCCTGGCCGAGACCATCGAGGAGATCCCCGGCGTCGCCGCCGCCGAACCCAACATCGAGGGCGCCGGCCAACTCGTCGGCCGCGACGGCGACCCCATCGGCGGCCAGGGCCCGCCCACCCTCGCCGGCAACTGGATCACCGACCCGGAGCTCAACTCCTACCAACTGGCCGAGGGCCGCGCCCCGCAGAAGTCCGGCGAGGTCGTCGTCAACCGGGGCACCGCCGAACGCGGCGACCTGAAGCTCGGTGACCGGACCACCCTGCGCACCCCGGACCCGGTCGAGGTCACGATCGTCGGCCTGGCGACCTTCGGCGGCGAGAACGGCATGGCCCAGGTGACCTACACCGGCATGACCCGCGCCGACGCCGAGAAGTACCTCACCGCCCGCCCCGGCGAGGCGGCGACGATCCTGGTACGGGCAGGACCGGGCGTGAGCCAGCAGGAACTGGTGGACCGCCTGACCCCCACCCTCCCCCAGGGAGTCGAGGCCATCACGGGCCAGGAGTCGGCCGACGAGAACACCGAGATGATCTCCGGCCAGTTCCTGACCCTCTTCACCACCTTCCTCCTGGTCTTCTCCGGCGTAGCCCTCCTCGTGGCGACCTTCTCCATCCACAACACCTTCGCCATAGTCGTAGCCCAACGCACCCGCGAGAACGCCCTGTTGAGAGCCCTCGGCGCCTCCCGCCGCCAGGTGACGACCGCCACCCTCATCGAGGCGACGGCCGTGGCCGTCACCGCGTCCCTGGCGGGCCTGGCGGGCGGCATCGGCATCGCGGCCGGACTCCAAGCCCTTTTCCCGGCGATCGGATTCCCTTTCCCCGAGGGCGAGTTGGTGATCAGCGCCATCTCGATGACACTGCCGCTCACCGTCGGCGTGGCCGTCTGCCTGGGCTCCGCACTCCTGCCCGCGGTCCGCGCGGGCCGCACCGCCCCCTTGGCCGCACTGCGCGAGACGGCGGTCGACACCTCCGCAGCTTCCCGCGCCCGAGCGATCACCGGCCTGGCCCTCGCGGCCGGGGCGACAGCCGCCACCCTGACCGGAGTCCTCGTGACCCCGAACATCTGGCTGGCAGGCACGGGCGCGGCCCTGTCCCTCGCCGCGTTCATAGTCCTGGGCCCCGTTGCCTCCACCACAGCCATCCGCGTCCTCGGCAGTCCGCTCGCCCGCCTGCGCGGAGTCACCGGCGGCCTGGCCCGCCGCAACGCCCTGCGCACCCCGAAGCGAACGGCGGCCACCGCGAGCGCGCTGATGATCGGCGTGGCCGTGGTGTCCCTCTTCACCGTGTTCGGAGCCTCGCTCAAGGCCACCATGGACCAGACCGTCTCCCGCTCCTTCGCGGGCGACGTCGCCGTGAGCGCGCCCTCCTTCGGCGCGGGCGGCAGCGGCCTGAGTCCCCGCCTCGCCGACGCGGTCCAGCAACTGCCCGAGGTCGACACAGCGGTAGGACTGGGCAGGGGCGTCGCCGAGGTCGACGGCAAGGGACGAGCACTGACCGTAACCGACCCCGCAGCCCTGCAACGCACCTTCGACCTGGGCGAAATCCGCGGCTCACTGCGCGCCCTGGGCACCGACGGCATAGCGATCACCGAGAACGAGGCGGAGAAGCAGCACCTCACCACCGGCGACAAGGCCGACCTGACCTTCACCGACGGACAGACGGAGACCTTCACGGTCCGAGCGGTGTACGACCAGTCCGAACTGGCCGGCGACTACGTCATCACCCGAGCCGCCTGGGCCCCGCACCGCACCCAGGACGCGGACACCCTGGTAGCGGTGACCTTCGCGAACGGAGTGAGCGCGGACGACGGCAAGGCAGCCGTGGAGAAGGCAGCCGCGGCCTACGGCAACCCGGAAGTCCAGACCCGCGACGAATACGCCCAGTCGGCAGCGGGCGCGATCGACATGATGCTGACCCTGGTCTACGCGCTGCTGGCCCTGGCAGTCCTGATCGCCCTGCTGGGCATAGCCAACACCCTCACCCTGGCAACCCACGAACGCACCCGCGAACTCGGCCTGCTCCGGGCCGTCGGCCAGACCCGCGCCCAACTCCGGGCGATGGTCCGCTGGGAGTCGATCCTGGTGGCGGCTTTCGGCACGACAGGCGGCCTGGCCCTGGGGGCGTTCCTGGGCTGGGTCCTGGTGGAGGCCTCGGACGGAGCGAGCGACAGCGCCTTCGCTTTCGCCGTACCCCCGCTCCAACTGCTCCTGGTGGCCTTGGTAGGCGTCACAGCGGGAGCCCTGGCAGGCCTACGCCCGGCAACTCGCGCAGCACGGCTGAACGTACTGCGAGCAATAGCCACCGAGTAGAGGCCAAGAGGCCAACCAACAGAGCTGCAACCCCGGCCACCGACCCAGAGTTACTGCCGACGCGTTAGAACTCTCACCGCCCGATCAGCCGACAACGGCCGACCGGGCGGGAGCATGCTCGGGCCGACGCAGGTCGACACGCGGCCCGACATCCGTGATCGGCCCGATGTCCGCGAACCGATGGGTGGGCTTGTCCACCACCGCTCGCCGAGGCGGACGCCCCGCCCCGCGCGCCGCCGTCGGCGTAGGCAGCGAGAACCACACGACCTTCCCCGACTCCCCGTCCGGCCGTACGCCCCAGCTCTCGCTGACCGCGGCGACCATCGCCAGGCCCCGGCCGCCCGTGGCGAGGGGTGCGACGTCCTCGATGTCCTCCACGACCGGCAGACGCGGGTCGTGGTCGCGCACGGAGACGGTGAGCCGGTCGAGCAGCAGCTCGATCTCCACGGTGCACGTCTTGTCGGGCTGTGCGTGCTGG from Streptomyces davaonensis JCM 4913 encodes the following:
- a CDS encoding VOC family protein translates to MSYDQQPSANAVQLDHTAVLARDRSLSAEFIAAILGLEVGAPFGPFLPVDLGNGVTLDYYEKTDEPIQSQHYAFLVPEEQFDAMIGRLETVGVTYYADPNHTEPGRINRLFGGRGAYFDDPDGHNMEIMTRPYARP
- a CDS encoding DUF1272 domain-containing protein; the protein is MALEMRDCCERCETAVLPADGPALICSYECTFCVPCGEGMAGVCPNCGGELVPRPRRVAAAR
- a CDS encoding TetR/AcrR family transcriptional regulator; translated protein: MDANAGARRGRPPKGTSQLSRAAIVDATLKVIDTDGVTAVSMRSVARVLGVDAKSLYNHVDGKDGLLDAVAEHLLGGVSIPPATGDLRIDLPAIADAFRERALLHPEAAPLVLTRQLASFEGLAPVEALLGVLRSAGCPVEESVQLMRFLVASLIGTLLREVQAGPTFGISDKAGIATRQNTLEDSGLPHVIESAPRLARFDRDAEYEYTVQAATALVLERIRASQASTGVREDRPAQKGQSPTKITKIPGSAAGTT
- a CDS encoding MBL fold metallo-hydrolase; this translates as MHFPWTTAEVTDLPTVGTAVDAVTDLSRSEEPPGARLRIARRQAAAFRGEFASTGTPDSVVTCDLVTLPYPTRFGLFRASKALAPFLSITNRMQVIRWTESGGRKRVLLFEPSDHELGRYTPYFDTLAQRTPGFLERQFVTEHGTVLGHLARLGIEPAEVDYLLFDHLHTQDLWRWVGTTAFQDDLGQTPEAAFPHAKVIVQRDELAALADLHPLQKPWYQPGAYADVPAEAFLPVNGSVVLGPGVAVLRTPGHVFGNQSLVVNTDTGIWVSSENVIATEALVPEHSRLPGLARWARAWQQEVVLNANTIETTADQYNSIVLEKALADRSQADPRFLQFFPSSELTGAWTNPGTRPTFAHDAIRHGTQPA
- a CDS encoding ester cyclase, which encodes MSAIPADPSLPDRFTLPAETVLRARERLVLDHFRDEVRQDWDATLSTFPHPHYELIAQMLVHDGDSEVRGYYQDTRVAFPDQDHELIAFRHSADAVIVEFWLLGTHNGFLGKIPPTGSKHRTRMTAYFIFDENENLVTERIYFDRLTVLKQLIAGLDKRKPTGLLKLFRVLRGALAAAGSKPDPRLSNTTPPNLNN
- a CDS encoding MBL fold metallo-hydrolase, producing MKVHHLNCGTMRPWRAPDGLVCHVLLVETDNGLVLIDSGIGLKDVADPAGRFGAARFYVRPAFDITEAAIRQVTALGHDPREVRHIVLTHFDADHTGGLADFPWAQVHLTTTETQAALHPEGVVERGRYLASHRAHDPLIVPHTLDGGEPWRGFPHTKELTDIAAGIVMISLPGHSRGHAAIAVDAGTHWVLHVGDCFYHHGQIDGTGRAPKSLTTMERVVAADWSKVRGNHRRLTQLCAENPPDLLLVNAHDPTLLHRAQNRTTP
- a CDS encoding SHOCT domain-containing protein, encoding MQTLAHFADGGPGPWILFFPLIWAAVVIGGVTLLRRTVWRGRGGPRRPATDDHSPITVLGHRFASGEIDEDEYWRRLSVLDEQFGRAGKGGAA
- a CDS encoding ABC transporter ATP-binding protein; translated protein: MTATTLTRTAARVVDAVKVYGSGGTAVRALDGVSVDFPAGRFTAIMGPSGSGKSTLMHCAAGLDTLTSGAAHIGDTELGALDDRRLTLLRRDRVGFVFQAFNLVPTLTVAENITLPLDLAGHRGDPEWIDALIDVVGLRDRLHHRPAELSGGQQQRVAVARAFAGQPDVVFADEPTGNLDSRSGEEVLGLLGRAARDTERTVVMVTHDPVAAAHADEVVFLADGRLVDRMSAPTADKVLDRMKAFEVRS
- a CDS encoding ABC transporter permease is translated as MNASVRLSASSLRAHKRRFTGTFVAVFLGVAFLAGTLVMGDTLRANFDTMFGNATSGTDAVVRSADAITTPGESEGVREPVATALAETIEEIPGVAAAEPNIEGAGQLVGRDGDPIGGQGPPTLAGNWITDPELNSYQLAEGRAPQKSGEVVVNRGTAERGDLKLGDRTTLRTPDPVEVTIVGLATFGGENGMAQVTYTGMTRADAEKYLTARPGEAATILVRAGPGVSQQELVDRLTPTLPQGVEAITGQESADENTEMISGQFLTLFTTFLLVFSGVALLVATFSIHNTFAIVVAQRTRENALLRALGASRRQVTTATLIEATAVAVTASLAGLAGGIGIAAGLQALFPAIGFPFPEGELVISAISMTLPLTVGVAVCLGSALLPAVRAGRTAPLAALRETAVDTSAASRARAITGLALAAGATAATLTGVLVTPNIWLAGTGAALSLAAFIVLGPVASTTAIRVLGSPLARLRGVTGGLARRNALRTPKRTAATASALMIGVAVVSLFTVFGASLKATMDQTVSRSFAGDVAVSAPSFGAGGSGLSPRLADAVQQLPEVDTAVGLGRGVAEVDGKGRALTVTDPAALQRTFDLGEIRGSLRALGTDGIAITENEAEKQHLTTGDKADLTFTDGQTETFTVRAVYDQSELAGDYVITRAAWAPHRTQDADTLVAVTFANGVSADDGKAAVEKAAAAYGNPEVQTRDEYAQSAAGAIDMMLTLVYALLALAVLIALLGIANTLTLATHERTRELGLLRAVGQTRAQLRAMVRWESILVAAFGTTGGLALGAFLGWVLVEASDGASDSAFAFAVPPLQLLLVALVGVTAGALAGLRPATRAARLNVLRAIATE
- a CDS encoding ATP-binding protein, with product MISHPSRHCTVELQALPSRIGQVRRIVSAQLRYWHLDPLIDRAALGVTELLTNVHQHAQPDKTCTVEIELLLDRLTVSVRDHDPRLPVVEDIEDVAPLATGGRGLAMVAAVSESWGVRPDGESGKVVWFSLPTPTAARGAGRPPRRAVVDKPTHRFADIGPITDVGPRVDLRRPEHAPARSAVVG